The proteins below are encoded in one region of Chitinophagales bacterium:
- a CDS encoding ABC transporter ATP-binding protein yields MLKLHQLSVGYHQNGLFPPIDAAANKGCLIGLLGVNGIGKSTLLKTVAGLQRPVTGTVEVNGENLHLFSPHKKATLITIAGTEREYIPFMSVKEFIQLGRYRFEKHNALLSEISVEVQQIVQQLALQHIAGKQLLEISDGERQKATVARALAQETPILLLDEPTAFLDYKNKSFILSTLRSIAELQQKIIIVSTHDLEASFTYCHHWWILNEQGVFKSTSDALVAKQLLTEHQ; encoded by the coding sequence ATGTTGAAACTGCACCAACTTTCCGTAGGTTATCACCAAAATGGTTTGTTTCCGCCCATAGATGCAGCAGCCAACAAAGGCTGCCTTATTGGTTTGTTGGGTGTAAACGGAATTGGGAAAAGCACTTTGCTAAAAACAGTGGCAGGTTTACAAAGGCCGGTGACAGGCACAGTGGAAGTAAACGGAGAAAACCTACACCTCTTTTCACCTCATAAAAAAGCAACACTCATCACCATTGCGGGAACAGAGCGAGAATACATTCCGTTCATGTCAGTAAAAGAATTTATTCAGCTAGGCAGGTATAGGTTTGAAAAACACAATGCGCTACTTTCTGAAATTTCGGTAGAAGTACAGCAAATTGTTCAACAGTTGGCATTGCAGCATATAGCCGGAAAGCAACTGCTTGAAATAAGCGATGGAGAGCGGCAAAAGGCAACAGTAGCAAGGGCTTTGGCACAAGAAACGCCTATACTTTTACTCGATGAGCCAACTGCTTTCTTAGATTACAAAAACAAATCTTTTATTCTTTCAACGTTACGCAGCATTGCGGAGTTGCAACAAAAAATAATAATTGTTTCTACCCACGACCTCGAAGCTTCGTTTACATACTGCCACCATTGGTGGATACTAAATGAACAAGGCGTATTTAAGAGTACATCTGATGCCTTAGTCGCAAAACAACTGCTAACAGAACATCAATAG
- a CDS encoding rod shape-determining protein → MFNFLTQEIAIDLGTANTLIIYNDKVVVDEPSIVAVDRRTDRVIAVGHRAMQMHEKTHESIKTIRPLKDGVIANFQTAESMIREMIKMIFKNKSFLFPPRFRMVICIPSGITEVEKRAVKDSAEQAGGQEVKMIHEPMAAAIGIGIDVEEPNGNMIIDIGGGTTEIAVIALSGIVCDQSIRVAGDEFTLDIVDYMRRQHNMLIGERTAEMIKINVGAALTDIDSPPDDFPVNGRDLMTGIPKQIVVSYSEIAHAIDKSISKIEEAILKALETTPPELAADIFKTGLYLTGGGALLRGLDKRISQKTKLPVHVAEDPLRAVVRGTGIALKNMHKYTFLLD, encoded by the coding sequence ATGTTTAATTTTCTCACTCAAGAGATCGCAATAGATTTAGGAACGGCAAACACACTTATTATTTACAACGATAAAGTGGTGGTAGATGAGCCTTCCATTGTGGCAGTGGACAGGCGTACCGATAGAGTAATAGCTGTTGGGCATCGCGCCATGCAAATGCACGAAAAAACACACGAAAGCATAAAAACCATTCGCCCGTTGAAAGATGGCGTAATTGCCAATTTTCAAACAGCGGAAAGTATGATTCGCGAAATGATAAAAATGATTTTTAAGAATAAATCATTTTTGTTTCCACCTCGCTTTAGAATGGTAATATGTATTCCATCCGGTATTACGGAAGTAGAAAAAAGAGCGGTAAAAGACAGTGCAGAGCAAGCCGGAGGGCAAGAAGTAAAAATGATTCACGAGCCTATGGCTGCGGCAATAGGTATTGGCATTGATGTAGAAGAACCAAACGGTAATATGATTATTGATATTGGTGGCGGTACTACCGAAATTGCCGTAATTGCACTCAGCGGTATTGTGTGCGACCAAAGTATTCGCGTAGCGGGCGATGAGTTTACATTGGATATTGTAGATTATATGCGCAGACAGCACAATATGCTTATTGGCGAAAGAACTGCCGAAATGATTAAGATAAATGTGGGTGCGGCACTTACAGATATTGATAGCCCGCCAGATGATTTTCCTGTAAACGGAAGAGATTTAATGACCGGCATTCCTAAACAAATTGTGGTATCTTATTCCGAAATAGCACACGCTATAGACAAGTCTATTTCTAAAATTGAAGAGGCAATTTTAAAGGCATTGGAAACCACGCCACCGGAATTGGCTGCCGATATTTTTAAAACAGGATTGTACTTAACCGGAGGTGGTGCGCTGTTGCGCGGTTTAGATAAGCGTATCAGCCAAAAAACAAAATTGCCGGTTCACGTTGCCGAAGATCCGTTGCGTGCGGTGGTGCGCGGCACAGGCATTGCATTAAAGAACATGCACAAATACACTTTCTTGTTAGACTAA